The sequence ACGTTGGAAGTGagagtttaatatatttttaacaaagataTTTCTGACcttcaatacatattttatgcaAAAAGACTTAATACCtactttttctatttaaaatatatcactaATTATAACAAAACGTTTTATATGACAAcgttttaaatagttatttaatataaatttaacttattacgatatgtatttatttataatattttcttgacagtaaaatattcaaaatagaaatTCATATAACAAATAATGCTCGCTTAAAATAGAGTCTATTCATATATCTATCAATGCGTttgaataaaagttaataaacttttatgtgAAATAAAGCTAATGGAAAAGCacccattattatttaaatcaaaatgtgCCTAATAAAATCATTCAACACATCAACGTGTATTATATCTAATACACGCCcagatgtaaaatatatatttatcaatgtacTTATTAGGTTCGAACTACATCCCCAATTATCCGGTTGGTAATCCGAACTTGTAAGCCAGAGTGTTCAATGCACAAACgatctgttatttttttttctacatcgACATTTGATTCTTAATTATCAGGAAGAAATCGGATCATGCACGTGTTTTCacgaacgttttttttttggcaCAAGCGGTTAGTGcttttcaatgaaatattatgttgttttataaaattcaacacACGACACCGAAAACAATTCGGTTCCGGATgcatctaaataaattttagtgagATGACAGACTCACACCTTGTCATACAAGCATGtttctattcttttatttaaacaaaataactgatattttaatatcgaaaaACGTATTTGGAATcaaatttcaattgaatttatgCAATGAACATCTTgatatgtatattgaaaaaaataatcaatctagatttttttattatcatgaatcctttttttattaatggaaCAACTAAACGCtaattattaattgacattAACTCTGTTTAATAGAAATTCATATCGCAACTATCCAAATCGAATGCTAAAtccagataaaatatatttccggATTGAAACTGAAAGCATAACGAACGCGGGTTTTTTCCGGATCCCGACAATGGAAACTTGTAGTCCGAGctatatataagattttatatgacaaatttaattaaacttgcaTTTATCATTGGCTTATCGTTAGCCAAAGTTCATCTgaggttattattttaatagatgattttattttttttgaaaaatatatagacaATGTATTTCAtaacttttgtttaaaattctgagccttatgtaaaattttcttatatgtatatatataaaatatatagggtATATATATGATCCTTACCCCGCTTTTTTTAAGCTGGTTTTAAGGAACGAAAATCGTGGACCAGAATTAAGATTTGACAAATCTTGAACGATGAGAAGGTTAATAGTGTGTGATTATTGATATGAATTTCATACGTGGTATTTATCTATcccttttcttatatataagatCAAATCCTTgtaatttattagaatattaagaAACAAAGTGTCTAGTCAAAGAACCTCTTAATAATgcatttttaagattaaatacttttaattatatttattccaatAAATGTCATAtcgatatatttctttaaatgtataatgtttcttgtaatgataattatgatataaaatattcatctacgaagttaaattgaatttaaaattcttagtgattaaaaattttatactagCTACGGGTCTTAGTTCTTCTacctttgaaatattaatatttccaaaCTGTGTATGTTCCTATATAATAgcaatagtttaattttaattttataatttcatttctatttaaaaattaaatgtactttttgaaaattaccaatattttttcgaaaatgtaaacttaagaagataaattgtattttttatctgtttattatttattatctatgcttagttcaatttatttatctcaAACTCGACTGTTGTTATATGTATCTTACTTTTTTCCTTTTCTGGCAGCGGATATCATGTTTAATTCattgtaatttcaaatttaacttatattataagttcAAAGTATTGccattctaaaaaatatttttagttaacaataacgtatttattttcatagcTTTTTCTATTCACTGTGTTGTTTTTcatgttttactttaaatataattaaaaactctaAAGTCTGATTGTAACTTAGTGTGTAATATAAATGTGGGTACATACCTATGTAATTGCAAGTGATCTTATATTATTCTTACGCACCTCTGCTGTAACTTTTATAGTACAATTGAcaacgtatttaaaataatcttcaataaagttatattataaactatatctgttatattatttgatgaaataagaaggtaaatgaaataagaaataatctataatattcaATGATTTCTCGGAAGAATTGTTGCCACTTTTCGGGAGAATCTAGAATCTGAACGGGttgctttacgtttaattaatattttaaaatgtcgatttaaaaaaaatgtttgattacaaaaatagtttttttttgtaaacgtcATGCGTCggaaatcttaatttttttgtattaataatcatttactttttttgataattaagGCCTAATAATTAATCTATGTCAATTTGTTTTTTGGCTGTTATATACTACTCTAGACCCTGGACCaatttttttgttcataaaCGAAGGCCTCGAAAAAATTGCTATATAATCTAAAGCATCAGTTATGACAAAAATTTAACTTCAAGCAAGTTTAAGATCCACGAATAAGACTTGAGTCCCAGCATACATAATAGTATACTAAACGGTCAGTCATTTAATAAAGACCAATAGTAAAATGATATCCACCCCGAGGCTGTTTGGTAATCACTACTGTAGTGTGTATTGGGGCTAAAAGTAATGTTCGACTATTTTCATTGTTTATGCCATGACTTGTCCTCGACCCGGTACAATCGCGATACTTGGATACGAGCCAAACACTTGTACTCaatatagcatttttttttattggatcccaatttttatataagtagctaaattttatttcacgtatttactttttagtgaccttgttttatttatggagttatttaaaattttatttttttatttaataccattttttatttcaaaccaacatgtttcaattaaatctgatatttttgtacataaaatatataaaaaaatatttaaatattattgataaaattgattatttgttcttaattttctgtggatttttttttaggATTGTTTGTAGAATTAATAGTTCGGCTATTGAACTTTGTTTCCAACACTGCATGCTAGAATTTAATCTAAGCCCAAAGTAAGATGTTTGGTATTAGTTCTGAATATACGGAAGATAATACCCAGACGTAATCACTAACAACTCGTAAACCTTGCAAAATCACGTATGAGTTTCCAAGAATATTTATTCCATCCAAGCTTTGAAGGATTGAAGTATTAGAAGATGTTGTATATTTGATAAAACTCATAGTGATGCacgcaattttaaataaaaggccttgctagatttaaaaataattctttaaccTCGAATGCTGTAGCAGTCTTACACAGACGGGAATGAAACGAACTCGTCTGGTTTGTGTTACACGAAAACATAATCGTAAACGCAATTTGCATTCGAATATCTTAAATGTTACaacgttattttataaaaaacaaatatataaataattggtgTCTAAATTAAACAAACGTTAAGGAAAATTTCGAATGTTTTCGTCCAGAAAATTTCAACGATATTAAAGAATGTTTTAGGAAAGTATTACGTTTTTGGAAATTTCGCTCAAAGGCAACATAAAGATGGACTGCAGAAGAATCACAAATAGCGTACTACATTGGAACTACAGGGGCTTTACTGAATTTCCCCTCAAGCGTCTACAAGGCGAGGAGGATGAGATAACGGACATTTATTTAAAGGAAAATTTAATATCTCGTATACCAACCGATATTGGTAAACTGAACAACCTAGAAAGCTTATATCTGAGCGGGAATGACATTACGGAGCTGCCGAGAGAGATATCGAAGTTAACTCGTTTGAAGTGTTTGGATCTTAGTGGCAATAGATTGCGATATATCCCCGACGATATCGGCGATGTGAGGAActtaaaatttttgatattgGACGAGAATGAACTCCGCGAACTGCCGTTAAGGATAGCTGAGTTGCGGACGCTTCGTTATCTTTCGGTTTGTGGTAATCATGTTATTGATATGGTTTATGTTGCGTATTTACAAGTGTGCCGAGTTTTTTCACTAACAAAACAATACGAAAGTAATTTGCTGGACATATTATCGTCtcttacaataattttacaggtaagaacaagttttttttatatataaatagtattagcTTCATAGTTAGGTATATGAATTTCTACTTTCATAACCGAATCCGTAATTGCATTTAATaatcttaagataaaatatttaaagttttagtaGGTACTCGGTATATTTTACCTAACtaggtttaatttatatagataaacttcTATTCTTACAattgtaggtatatattaagtgaaaatgtaataagtggagcttattaacattaatatgtgtaaaataaataagaaaatataatgtaattattattgaaaatattttaaaatcttatccaatttcaattttaaacaacaataactaatcaataaatatagttttaattataattaaaattagtatacaaagtttgaaattataaattctatCAAACTTTGTCTTCAAAGAGATGAATTTTGCAATCCTCACCACATTTCTCATAATTAGCCAAATTTCGTAATCCCAATACTTAGATTTAGTGTCGCTCGTAAACCGAAGGAAACAGTTGTAGCTATGTTTTCCGATAACAAACTAGCGGTTATAAATCAAGCCGAACGCTTCCTCATTGATCCGTTTGACCCATTTGCACAGCACCGAGTTACGAAAATCCCTGATATTGTACAATTATATAAGACTTAGTagatatgatattaatttttgcTATACTTTAATAAGGGGGCAAACGAGCTTATTATAATGCTCGTTggcccctcttacataaaaaatggaataattacgttaaacataacataaacaatactaaattagctaataaatttaattgtaataagatatacatatatttaataatccaAGGTtattaagaacgcgtgaatcttaaccgatgatcgtgggttcaaatccgggcaagcaccactgaattttcatgtgcttaatatgtaattacaattcatctcgtcctttacggtaataaaacataatattattttaaggtaGTAATATTATCGAAATTCCGCTTAATTTACCTCTTGACTGCTTGGAAGAGATaggtaactattatatataagcgTCATAATCTGTTTTCATATaagcatttaaattatatttgctgtatacataattaataataaaaataaataataataaaaaagaaaagaaaaaaaaacgttttactgATAACAATTAGGCATTCGTTCCCTTGTGTATCCTAATATGATTAGTTTGGAGTTCAACTTTGAGTGATGAGGTAAGTTgtgagtttaatttttttttatcatatatttatattgcaaagaGAGATATGTTAATGAGTCTTCTACATTCACGAGGAAATCATATctctaatttcattttttaactcAAGAGAGTTCGTCGTGTATGTCTTTCGAGCGCTTACGCTTGTTACGAGTGTTTATGAAATATAGGTGAAGGAATCATCGGGAACCAGATTTTGGAGGCGTGGATAATATAATccattcttataaatatatctatggcTTCTTACCCGTACAATAAGCTCCTCCGCAGTTATGCactcctaataaataaatatagaaataaatgatttaaatattttttcagacaaTGCACTACAATGGTTGCCTCAAAGACCTGTATATAACTACTATCATTGCGAATTTAGGTTTTGGAGAAACTCGAGTTTGAAGACTATACCGTATACATTGTGGTATCATATGTTTAGAGGACAACAGACAAGAAGTCTAGACATAGGGTAAGCTGGTTAAAAGAACcgtttttaaattgaaagatTTTCTAATTTATGATAGTCATATTCTTGACTACTGcccacttttttattttaatttgctttgtgtaatatttaaatagaggTAAACAATTGTCCTCCTATCACGAATAATATTAACCAACGTTGGTGACCAAGTGAAgtgatttttttgaaaattgtgAACTAAGGaagcaaagaaaaataattcaatagcaTGCAATAAGGAAAATGTTGTTTGTTCTAGGTGCTTAAGTCCACTAAAGCATCAAGGATCGCATTCGGCAAGATGTGTGCTGCAGTTAAACCAATATTTAACAGGATGTAATTTAGACTTAAACTTTCCAACGAAATACAATCATATTTTTGATAAAGGTTCGTCCTTCGTACCGAGTTTATTCGAGCTgtctaaaagaaaattttatgaaattatcaaTGAATCTGCGAAGAAATTTACCAAAGCTCCTATTAGTATTTATACTGATGTGTATCATACTGATAACTttgaaaataactataatataagagatataCAAGAAAGCTTAAacggttttaatattaataataacaataataatgttaaatataattcaaatgatCAAAGAACGAATGAAATTGATAATCTAATATTGAGTACCAAAAGAAAAGGAGGCTGCGAACCAAAGGATATTattgaagaatattttgattacttACCGAGATTTATAAGGGATGATTTATGTAATGGGCCTTTATCGAGATGCGAGAACGTGCGATGTAAGAAGCCTATATTTGATTTCGTCTATTATGAGTTTTGTGTTGAGTACgtaccatttattatatttcatttggaaaatgtgaaattatattttgcaattcatatttatgtattaaagatattttttgtcatttttggtCTAGCGGCTAGCTTATCAGGCCGCTGATTGcaaggtcttgggttcaaaccccgggtcaggccaataaaaaaaaatagtatttttgcaGCAGCCCTGGAAGTTAGGAGTGCTTACTTGTCTAATGAGGACATCAATATGTCCAttcttatttatacattatcataaatataattatacgtaACAGCAGTAACTCGACGAAAGAGGGGCCCCCACAATAGAAAATTCTCCctattactttatattgtatattatgatcatacatatatttagaaaaataatttaatttgttctggaataaattattaaaactgaaaataatgttaaatttatttggaAAGTAATTAGTGGCCTCCATTTTTTTGTTGTACCGGAGCCTGCAGACTTTTAAATCCAGCCCTGAATATGCTGGTGAGTTAAATCCTCCTGTCCTCTTGAGATTTGAAGCTTGGTCGCTTCTAATAGGGTTTGAAGAACACATATGAGGCATACTCATACATTGTTCATCTAAAACAGGTATCCTCATGATTATTTGCTTCACTGCCAAGCACTTGAaccagaaatatttttttttaattcaagtttTCTAACACCAGTATGACATTTCTGCTTTCATTTCAGAAAATTGATCTTAATCGAAGCTACTGAAGATATTATTCTAAGCGCTGCGTTTTGTTCAAAATCTTGTGCGGAGGCATGGAAGCCGGGAAAGGCTATTCTGCATTGGAAATttgtttaatgaataatttattgctattttcatttaaaattaattaataaattgttttatttttatacatatcatttttattttgctatagAATAAGATTAAATGAGGATTTCTATATACTATTCCACCAAGCCAACTAGGCACCTTTCAAATATGACGTCACCCACATGTGTCTGCACATGTCACTGCCTTCTCTCCTTtgaggtttggaacttattccaccacgctgttccgaTGCGGATTTGCGTCATAagcttatatcaataaatagatgtaggtttcctcacgatgttttccttcaccgccaagcatgtaaattataaaatatattaaataaacgcaAATTGATCACTACCTGGTTTTGAATCCGCAATAATGAATACACACGCTCTAAAAGTTCAAtcctttttggttttttttcaaGTTTCGAGTTGATGAAACTCACAATTATTACACCATATATAAGATATACGCATCAAAACGTTACGTAACGTAACGTTACATCGTAAGTTGGTTTTCACCAATCACGACTAAGTTACGAAGTGAGTTTACAGAATAtaactaacatatatatttctatatatgttaGTTACAGAGAAGTACATAATAAGTATAACGTTTGTCGTATACTGTAACGAAAGTTTCAAATAATACGAGCGTATCAATcagattttaagattttatttctcttataaaaaataaccagcCACCATGGAAatgttgaaaaataatttatacgtgAAAATGTACTGATAGCGTCACAAGCGGGAAACCGAATCagtcgataaaaaaatataaaaaaaaaattatgcaagGTTTGAGGTATCACAACCGAAGATAATGTTGATAGAAACATATTCCATAAACATATAATACTAACAGACGTTTACGACTTtaattgtaaacattatttagaggatatttatatatatttacactgatctctctctttctgtcatcattgattttacatacataagaagAAGATAGCATGTTTTACTAATAATTCcctaaaacaacatttataactaAAGCCGTTAATGTTTAATTGACGTTTAAACAAATTTAGTATCTTAGGCCAATTACTACAAATAGTTCTTGCGTCTCATTCATATGGATTGAGACTATTAAGCAGAATGGATGCAAATTTtgacatatatacatatcttcATACATTACGTTAACAGTAAATCACGTACAGACATCCTTTTCTATCAAAAATAATCTGTAATACGTTAGAATGAGACAGAAGATTCAATGTTGAATGGAAggagttatttaatttagaatctCGTAAGATATGTCGATtggtaaaaaaagtatttatcaattcttaaaaaaaaaaaaccacaaattTTTCATTGGACAAAGACATAGAAAAGTTTTTAAGTACTCTTTTAAAAACGCGtggctttaaatatataacaattatttttaacaaataaaaaaaaaattatgcatttCTAGCTTGCCtacgttaaataatttatatttaaaaatattaccattctTTGTGCCTTAGATTAATGGAACTCTCACTTaccgataatttaaaaaacattcagCGCTCCGAGGCGAAATAGTCACACGCAAATAGTATACatcgtgtaataaaaaaatatttattttagcaaaTCCCGTTGACTCGGTTTATCGgtataaaacatattgtttatataaaatgtttattgctTCATATAAAAGGCGTTATGaccgtataaaaatatataccgaGACGacaatttgcttaaaaaaataaattatctgaaGCGCGAAAAAACATCTTCGAACTGTTTAACCTCAGATTAAATCCATTTTCAAACTAGCAAAATGgagtatatatatgaaaattaaagtgCGATTCGAACTAGTGCGTTTTCAATGTGCTTTTGATTTCGCCAAATCATGCTCTATCGTCATATACGGACACTATATTTTCGTGTAACTtgattttgtatgtatgtacatgtatTTTCATTTATCGTCTGAACAAAACAATGTCACATTACCAATTTGCTTATTATCGTTTTATCTGTACAAATATTGTAAGGAACACAAATACGTATCTGTGTATATTTGTCGATTTTGTTAATTGAATGTCatatgaataaagtaaatatttgcgTTGACCGACCACCATATTAAGCTCAATAATGAACCACActcatattcattgttttttaaatactcaaATATTATCATATGAGATTCAACTCACGTGAGAATGCGTGTTTTTTTTGAATACACTAAATATTTGGTCGGACAACGCGATATCGTTACgcttaagtaaaaattaataattagaatctgataattaattatctaatgaattatttacagaaaaagtcacttgtaaaatgaaaatttgtcatttttataataaagttttgtcATCCACTGATTATATTGTAGTAAACGAAACTATGGATGTTTAAGTAACAGTAtcaattataattctatttttaaatcagtGCGGATAAAGTAAATACAATATCATTAAACCGCGAATTCAACATCGTCctgtacttataaaaatatcacattaacAAACGCAATATTTGTTAACGTCATCAACAAATCACAAACGTGTAATAATTAGTTCGGCAAAATCGTCCAATCGCGGTTTTGCTTCGTTTtcattttaactatatatatgttatctatataattattacttcatAAGCTATACTCCATTTTTCtagtaattactttataatctATTAACCTATTTCCAGAATATTCTTAACATTTCGTACTATTAGTTTCTGTCagactttatataatatgctcATCGTATTAAGTAGGTCTCTTCGGCTGGTACTTCGTAGATGACACCGTTCATTTCGTATGGGCCATTGCATctgtgaattaaaatatatttagatcaagatcatataaaacatttagaCTAGATTTATCAACTAATTCAGAGAGACAAGCGTTACCGCTGGTTCAGAATGTGGATTCTATAGAAAATAATCGGtactaacaaatttaaattaaaaaaaaaagtcgagttggcctagtggttagaacgcgtgaatcttaaccgataatcgtgggttcaaaaccttacgaagcaccactgaattttcatgtgcttaatttgtgtttataattcatttcgtgcttgagggtgaaggaaaacatcgtgaggaaacctgcatgtgtctaatatcactgaaattctgtcacatgtgtattccaccaacccgcattggagcagcgtgatggaataagctccaaaaccttctccccaaaaagggagagggccttagcccagcagtgggacataaacaggctgttactggaaatatgaaaaaatgttaaatactgACCCCTGATTGTTCGGCCCATACATAAGCATCGGCTATGAGGTTTCAGTGTCGCTAGGAAGCATCACCCGCGAGCTCGTGTAGAAGAGGACGCACGGGGACTTCCACCAGCTGCTGAATTGAACGACTTCGTCCGGACTCACTTGGACTATGCTGGAATTGTAAACATACACACTGTTAATAACGCGATCATATCATTAGGAAAAGTAAAACTTTATGACgtcattttgttataaatatgatttgaagaattaatttgtttttttgaaCGCACTCATCTATAAAAACAGCAATTCTATGTTATCAATGTGGTAAATAAATTCGTTCCAttgtttagataataatatcaaCTTTTTTAAGAtatcatttacaattatatacttaagcttaattaattttacctcAAATCGTTGAACAAGAACCATTTAGCTTCGTCCTTTTTATCCGGTATCCGAACGTACGACACTAAATTCTTAGGATTATCTTCAACACAAACGACCACCGCGGACAGGTGGTAGTCTTGCTCCGATCTCAAGGTGACTGGTTTCTTCTTATGCTTGTTTAAATCAGGTAATCGATCCGTCGATGAATCAGTCTAGAAAAATCcatcaaaaatgtatataataaattttcaaaagttaatataaaagttcgcataaaaaatattgcaggtactaataataataatatggcaGAATGTTGTAATACTTTTCATTTAGAAggggtaaaaaaaaaacaaaaactaaccTTGTCATTTATGATAACTTCGCCATCAGATTGCAGTCGGATGTGTAATTGATGCGGTAACACACAGTTGCTCTCTTGTGTTGAATTCTTTAGAGAATGACACTGCGGTGCTAATATTGACCTAcagaataatatttgattactatttaataaatatatatttatagaataggaaggcggacgcgcatatgggccacctgatggtaagtggtcaccaacgcccttaaacattggcattgtaagaaatgtaaaccatcgcttacgtcaccaatgcgccaccaaccttgggaactaagatgttatgtcccttgctcctgtaattatactggctcagtcacccttcaaaccggaacacaacaataccaagtactgctgttttgcggtagaatatctgatgagtgggtggtacctacccagacgaacttgcacaaagctctaccaccagtagatatatattatagatttaaaaaaaaactttctgtGTTTAAGATCATATGGATCATATGGATGTAATAGTAGTGTACGGTTCGATTTCAATTTTTCTGAAGATATATACAGTTTTACACGCATTTCTGtagactattataaaaaaatagctaaaAAATTAGGTACTATTAGCCAGAAcgttttacagtaacagcctgttaatgtcccactgctgggctacggcctcctctcccttttgaggagaaggtttggagcttattccaccacgctgctccaatgcgggttggtagaatacacatgtggcataatttcagtgaaattagacacatgcaggtttcctcacgatgttttccttcaccgtcaagcacgagatgaattataattacaaattaagcacatgaaaattcagtagtgcttgcccgggtttgaacccacgatcgtcagttaagattcacgcgttctaaccactaggccatctcggctttttacgttttaaataggttaaattaatttaataaaaatattattatatattttgaggtAGCACAATCCACGAatccttattatatatacatattcgaGTTTGTTTACAATATCCTtaccataattatattacattaagagtaataaattaataaaaatgcaatccAAGCAAATTACTTAGTAACTATATTAAGCAGGacttctattaattaaaaaaaaa comes from Nymphalis io chromosome 15, ilAglIoxx1.1, whole genome shotgun sequence and encodes:
- the LOC126773827 gene encoding leucine-rich repeat protein soc-2 homolog isoform X1 yields the protein MDCRRITNSVLHWNYRGFTEFPLKRLQGEEDEITDIYLKENLISRIPTDIGKLNNLESLYLSGNDITELPREISKLTRLKCLDLSGNRLRYIPDDIGDVRNLKFLILDENELRELPLRIAELRTLRYLSVCDNALQWLPQRPVYNYYHCEFRFWRNSSLKTIPYTLWYHMFRGQQTRSLDIGCLSPLKHQGSHSARCVLQLNQYLTGCNLDLNFPTKYNHIFDKGSSFVPSLFELSKRKFYEIINESAKKFTKAPISIYTDVYHTDNFENNYNIRDIQESLNGFNINNNNNNVKYNSNDQRTNEIDNLILSTKRKGGCEPKDIIEEYFDYLPRFIRDDLCNGPLSRCENVRCKKPIFDFVYYEFCVEKLILIEATEDIILSAAFCSKSCAEAWKPGKAILHWKFV
- the LOC126773827 gene encoding uncharacterized protein LOC126773827 isoform X2, translated to MSEHKILLFILSVIFYCLYSVNMWFTTNNVIEEEPPKPKTIVEKQPELKPNISSVKHEVKTKVIPLYLKDACSALEVFTQKPHNYKMKREYIEAENNAVTVICITVFLVILLLNALLDVLKVKEEERARRKLNPNGERRQSLAEFANKKMLRRESSKFGLQLFQIAESVVTSDDETKSRREIKPYTRGDSINSYLSEKTTKSDSSAPASIGEISEPRAAKRQSIAKLFDNALQWLPQRPVYNYYHCEFRFWRNSSLKTIPYTLWYHMFRGQQTRSLDIGCLSPLKHQGSHSARCVLQLNQYLTGCNLDLNFPTKYNHIFDKGSSFVPSLFELSKRKFYEIINESAKKFTKAPISIYTDVYHTDNFENNYNIRDIQESLNGFNINNNNNNVKYNSNDQRTNEIDNLILSTKRKGGCEPKDIIEEYFDYLPRFIRDDLCNGPLSRCENVRCKKPIFDFVYYEFCVEKLILIEATEDIILSAAFCSKSCAEAWKPGKAILHWKFV